The sequence aaaataatagcacattataTTAGGAAACCTTGAAGGAATGCCATTaggttttcttttaattattgaattttcttttaattattgcATAAGGGTGGTTCAAAGCTCTTTATGCTCAAGTACATTTAAATTGAACATTTCGCTTTTCCAGAACTGTTATTATCTGCACATTTGTTCAGagatctttctttctgtatgtcATGGTCACAGGGCTCAATCATATGCGGAGAGGCTGCGTCTGGGCCTGGCTGTAATTCACGGAGAGCCTCAGTGCTCCGAATCGGACATGGCAGACGGACGACACTCTCCTCCTTGTGTGCGCAACACTTCAGGCCACCCAGGCCTTGAGCTGCCATGTAAGACTCACCAGTACAGACAAATAAACCCTCTCAGAGCAACACAATTATTCAAGGCCTTAGCACAGATGGCTTTGCCCAAAAGACTATTAGCAGAGCCGCCACTTAAATATATAGATGCTTTCTCTGCAGTAAGGGAGGAGGGGTGGTAATAAGGGCCAAATCTTCATACTAACTTCTAAAGCACTCTCCCGCACGGCtttgcattatttaaatttaaagcacATGTCATCATCTAATTCCTTTCAATGATTGGAAATGTTCAAAACTGAGTGTTGTAACTGGTTGACAGTCTTTTGGGACTACTGTTTTGTCAGTTTTGtacaattattatttcttaacaGTTAATTCTGTTTCATTTGTGCTTGTTGTATATATGTCATGTGGACTTGGACAATTCTCAGAGGGACCTCTAAGAGATACTCTGTCAGCATTTATAGATGTTTTGCACTAGTCCATATAACATACAATTtatgaaagaaggaaaagagaaTGCTGTATTCTGATGACTTAGTCAGAAAACATTCAAATTTACACCAACAGCAGTGAATAATACCGATCTAAAGTAGCCTAGCTCATTTCTGAGTGGTTTCTGAGGATTTTTGAAGTCTCGCTTTCATCTTTCTGTGTTTTATGAGCTGTCTGTGTGGACATTATTTAATGTGGTGTTTATTTGTTGATAATAGGCAAGCAACAAGCTCCGTTCCCAGGCATAGAGCTTCCAAGTACGATGGTTAACTCTCTCTTGCTTCTGATCACAACAGTGACCACACTGAAATGGTTCCTCTGTGCATGCATGCAGTAACTGAGGGCTCTCAATACCTGCAGCCAAAAGCATTCTGTGCTCTTTCCATGCATAGCTATGATAATGATCAATTTCCATCATTGTATTAAGAACGATCAAGGTTTCTTAGCTATTCAGATCTCTTTGATGTTGCATTGTCTCATGCACCATTTTTGTAGTCAGTTCCATGCACCATTTTGCCCAGTCATCACAAATCTCACAGTTTGAGTTGATGTGTAATGTGCTGACTTTATTTTTGCACTTATTTCTGAATACTGTAAGTAGAAACAGGTGTATACATTTCAGAGTGCTTCCTGTCAGGATTGAGAAACCTCAAATGAagtgattcatttaaaaatctttcGGAATCATCATCCCTTTGAACGACTGGAACCATTTAATGCTTGATACATATATCGGGCATTAAAATCTTTGGGTTTGATTTGGCCTAAATATTGCTAATCAACACGTCATGCCTGCTTGTGGAGAACTCTGTAGTTTAGATGTTTAGACTAGTTGTTTTCTAGCTGCTTGAAACCAAGACCTCTGCAAGGCCTTGGAAACACATGACCTTGAGGAAAAGAACGACAGATAACAAATAGTCTGATAGTACAAATAAAAGGCTATGGTTAAGGTTCTGAATTTTTATAAGGAAGGACataaaattctataaaattttatatagaGAATAAGTACAAGTAActgatctttatttatttttttcctagaTGATCTGACAATAGCATGGCTGCATGGATTAAAATTAGAGCACTTTACATTTAACTGTTAAAGAAAAGGCTATTTTCTTCTTTACAGACTCACAAATTAATATAGCTTTAAGTAAATGACTGTATTTTGCCTTGCTAGTTTAAAGGCATGTGTTGATGGCatgtttaaccttttttttactcGCTCCACTCCATGCAGACTGTCCCTGTGTGTTGAACCTAATTGAGGTGTgcaagtgtgtttgtttgttgtcttttctTATGCCTTTTCTCTGACAGAAGGCTTGAATATACATAATAACGGCCCTGCAGTATTGACCGGCCCTTGAATTTCAGTAGTCCCAGCCAGGTGTGCTGGCTTTGAGTAACAAATTCTAGGTGTTTCTATTGCAACTGATATGCACAGACTTTTGTGTATAAGTCTCTTGGACAAATTCTTCTTCATGATTggacaaaaaaacatttgtttttgatttctgCATGGCATGTGCTGCAATGAGTTTGCGGTTACTATTGTAGCCAGAATTGTAGGTGGGGTAAAATGGGACccatcaaagaaaaaaaaccagtAGTGAGGCACTATGAGCTAACTAAGGTTTGCATAGTTCCTCACACGAAGTTGATTATTCGACGACAGCAACACGTACTGAagcatttaattcttttttataccacagcaatttgaaTTTGAACAATTACAAAATGATTATTctttaattcatgttttttctttacatttatagtTGTGGAACATCCATGAGATGAGTTAGTACATTATAGTAGCTATAGATTAtaaatttattgtcattaataAGACCAGAAAAGACAAAATGTGATACTGTTTGTAATGTTGCTGTGAAACTACACATCGGTGTCTTCTGTTTTTAAGATGTTCCTGAGGCAGAAAACTGCTGACTCACAAGACTCCTTTGCTGAATACTAACTGAAGGTCTTCTTAAAGCaacttgtttattattagcctttATAATAGAATATGTGGAGCAACCTcacatacaagtccctgtgaatgaacTGTTTCTATCCTTGTATTTCAGTCACTGTTATTCTGTTGCCCTTGTCATTTTGGGACTGAATTTCTGGCTTTGCTGTACAAGAAAAACACTCACCTTAAAGTCGGGCATCAACCACAATTTGACTTTCCTCCGTGGGGGTTACCACTGTCAAGGCATACACAAATTTACATGTAAATCCTGTTCACAAAATGACCGCAAGGTGGCGCAAAGGGACACACTGCTTCATACAGATGCTGTGTTCATTAAACCACAATTAAATCCATGCTGACTGAACTGCATTTGAGCAACAATTCAATCTGATTTTCACACTGTTTGTCAGATTCATAAACCCACCATTTTACCTGAAATCCATGTCCATGCCTAAGCCGCAGTACTTCATAACAAATGTCATTAACTAAAACAATGAGGAGTTCAAATCACCATGTAATCAGGCATTAACCTTCTAAGCTCTTTCCAGCTCCTTAAATAATTAACTATTGTTATATTTATGCAAATGTGTTCTTTTAAggctgtcaaaaaaaaattgtataaaagtaaaacaaaaaagaaatcccTGAAATGTTATGAATTTCTTTCCctcaaaacataataaaatgaaCTAAATTCAGTGGAACACCCAGTTTTTGCTGAGAGCTTCTAGGAGGCATTTTCTGATGTTGTTCATCTCGTACTGTCACTTGCTGAACTGGCTTTGAGTTCAACTCCCATTTATGGAAATTCTACCATTATGGATGAGTAGCTACTGTATGATGGAAGAGAATCAGTGGTTGATTGAAGCAAACTGTGCTCTTCTCCTTGAAATGCTGATTGCAATTAAACCGGGTTCCTTATATGTTTGTCTCATACAcaactcgctcgctcgctcgctgttCCAGAGAGCACAGTACCTTAAAGCCTTTATTAAGTAAAGTACCCTAGAATGTTTCAGCAGGAGGATGTTGATAAGACAGGATCTGCTGCACTGCTGCTTGTTGATGTATGTAGTCAGTTTTATTGGGAAAGtataaatgaagataaaatgaaATCTAATCCTCTTATCGAAGCGCACACACAATAACATTGGTGTCGTCAGTTCCGTATTCGGTCCTCAAAATGGCAGGAATTATACAGTGCGACATCATATGAAATGCAAGGATAGAAATTTGAGAAGAATGAAAATTAACATGAGCCTAACCttgaataatatttataagGAATACCTTCTGAACGAACAGATTCAGAGATCAACAGCTCTGTGGTATAAGAAGGGCTAGTGGTAGTTAATTATAGTTTAGGCATTAGTTATGTTAGAATATTACATATGCTTGGATCCATCTTACCCGATCTACACTGACACTGAAGCCTTTTTCTTATAACGTTTAACCTCCTGTTTTAAGAATGAAAATGTAAACCTGTTGAAATCTCTTTTTCTAGTGATGATGGCCAAGGAGAAACCTCCCATCACAGTGGTGGGTGATGTTGGAGGACGCATCGCCATCATAATCGTAAGATGCACCTTTCCTTTCTCTATTATTCTTCAGAGAATTTGCTGTACTAGTGATATCAGGTGAACGCAGTATCATCAGTTGATTTTATTTCATGACCAAAGCTGAGGTGTCcgctttaaatatttacaagacAGAGCTGCCAGTTTAATAGCTACAACCACTGCACCTCTTCACATAAATGATACTTTCCTGTTAGTTGTTTGCCACATGATAGGTGTGTGGTCTTCATGAGGCAGACCAGTTCTTCGAGtattagtgtttattttattgtttgaatACAATGTGCAAAACAAGTGACCGTTGAGAGATGTTATTTATGACCTGGCCTGCTACCTGTTTCTAGTTATCTTCCTGAATTTTACCCACAGTAGTTTCGGTGGTTAACCAAGATGAGTGCAGATACCCCTGCCATATATTACATGCCCATTATAAGAGCTTTTACAGTTTGTATCTGAACATTGTAGAAACTCATTGGTGCATCTCAGTCAGCTCCATATTTCAGTGTATAgatcctgtgtttgtgtgtgtgaaatatattGCACTTATTATAAACCCTTATCTAGGATGACATCATAGATGATGTGGAAGACTTTGTGGCATCGGCTGAGATCCTGAAGGAGAGAGGAGCCTATAAGATTTACATCATGGCCACCCATGGCCTGCTGTCAGCCGATGCTCCACGCCTCATCGAGGAGTCTGCCATAGATGAggtcattttccttttttttttttaaaaaaaaaaatggaatataTATAAACACGTTCACTTTCTCCATATAACCAAGATGCATGCTGTGTGAAGCTAAATGTAGTAACAACTAATGAACGCTATGTCCATGTCAGTTTTGGCATGGCTGTCACAGACTACCAGTTAGAGAAAATCCACCAGCGGATGCAAACTGActaaaaacatttctataagtgtttgtttatatttagaaGCTGTTCTCGGTTCATTTTAGGTAGTTTGGGTagtacacattttattattttttttttttaagttggtCCTAAAAGCACACCCCTTGGTTTTcccataatttattattaaatcacaAGTAGCTAAATAGGTAGACAGGGTGATGCCAGTATCAGGATTTTGTCAGTGTCAGGATtctaaaagataaaatatatcaGTATTACAGAAATCCCATTatgtttttgaaatgttttactttacatttaaaatacatttcactAGGCCTCCACATTCATTGCCATTCTTTTACAAATTCACTGAAAATAATTAAGCACACGACACACATGAATTCAGATTGTTCACTCAAACAATGAGAAATCATTTTCTTTGTCTTGTGTTTGTTAGAACTACTTATAATGGCCAACATCCCTTTTCACACTGTCACCTCACACATTAAAGAATGAGGTGGGGGAAAGTGCCCAGGATCACAGtttttaactgtaaaatttACAGAATCACTTTCATATTATCAAGCAGCTGTTTGGAAAAATTGCAAGAAAGAAGTTTGTAAAAGTGCAGCAGCTGAACCAAGCACCATTAGAACTAAAGTTAGCATCGTGCCTTATGCTCAGAtgagactaaaaaaaaactagctgGGCATGCAGACcaaaaacaaagttttttttcagcatgtttGGCCGAAAAAGCACCTGTAAAATTtggaattgtgtttttttcttttctttttgcttctTTGGGGCTGTTTTGTGCCTTGTGGTTTACTGGCTCTTGTGAAGATCACTGGTATCATTATTTCTGCTAAGTACCAGAATAGAAACCTAGTTGCTTCTAACAAGAGGTTCAAACATAACAATAGATAGTGAGCAAAACTTACTTTCAAACGAACACAGAAATTAATAAAGGAATACAAGAAAATGTACCAAATCTGTGGTCTGAATTGAAGGGAAATCCACAAACCTAAGAATATAAACAAACTTAACACATTCTGCATACAAGGCTGGACAGACCAAGAGCCTTCTCCAAGAGTCTGCAACCTTGTTAGACATTTACAGGAAGAGACTTGGCATTGTTACTTGAATCAGAATAGTCATCACAACACAACTGCTTGGTTCTGTAGGTTTGAGGTCCTGTATACGAGTTTATACACTTATAACGCAATTTTCCATGAAGGATGGTAATAATCCTGTGGACTGCTACTTTATTTACAGGTGGTGGTGACGAATACCGTCCCACACGAGGTGCAGAAGCTGCAGTGCCCCAAGATCAAGACTGTGGATGTGAGCATGATCCTTGCCGAAGCCATTCGTCGCATTCACAACGGCGAGTCCATGGCTTACCTGTTCCGCAACATCACTGTAGACGATTAGACTGAGCTGTGACCTCACTGCGGAAGGAACGTCTATACTTTCTCCTGGAAGTGGcaggttttctttaaaaacaataatttaatccaagaatattattttatttaaatctatatGAAACTAATCGTTTAAGGCAAGGTTAAATACAACCATTAAGTTACGTTCATTTTAGGAACTGACAGTAACTGTTGCTGTTATACATTTGCACTATTAGAAGTGATACTACAGCACCTGATACATATGCATACGAGTTTTAAAGCTTACTGAAGTAGCCTGCCAGCTAAAGGCATTCAGTCAGAACTGATTACAGAACTGATAACAAACAAATTTTGTttcagaaagtaaaaaaaaaagaatgcttgAGCCAATATgacttaaaaaatgtaaacctaAAACTTGCATGTCTTTGTGTCTAAGCCATGCGGTTTCCGTCATGTCATTGTTGTGTACTGTACCTATACTTTGCGACTTGTGCACATTTTTCATTTGACTGATTACAGAGTTGCTACGGTTCATTTCTCTACCGTTCAGCTCTTTCCACGCATTTACTTTTCACAGTGTTCTTTGCAACATCTCCCCATCACTTCCACTTCCTGTTCGTAGCTTATTCCTGTTGTGTGGCATTCAGACaggtggtgagtgagtgtgactcTGTGAGAGCGACAGCAGTTGCTTTGGCAACCATATTCAAAGTTATTTCCTTGTTATTCTTTTGTATCTGCTGGCTTTCAGCTCATCTGGGCTGCAGTCCAACTATTCAAAatggatttcttttttcctttttctttttgtgaaattattTCACTGAAGTTGATTTATTAccatatttttgtaaataaagaaaagggtTGAATTTTTAGAGCTTCACTGTGTCTTTATTGATATAAATATGAATCATAAACATAAAATCATGAATGATTACTTTGAAATACAAGATCTGCTACAAGATCTGCTATAAAATATACTCAACCCACAAAGAAATCATATACCGGTACAAAATAATCAGTCACCATGAACAGATTCACAGATCACATTCCTCATTCATTCTGTCTCCAGTACTGCATCAATAGCTTAGTATaaaatactgattttttttgttgtgtaaactgGCCACTAAAAGGATCTCGTTATATGATTTAGTCACGGACCCTTTACTTGCTCAAAACTCCTCAGGGTAACTCTGGGGACACTGAGGAGCTTAGACCAAGTCAAGGGGCAAAGACATCAGCTGGGATATATTTTTCAGGATGAATCTCTTTTTAACTCTTCATTCCTTAACACATAGTTAGGCTCAGCATGCAGTTATAAAAGTCTGATGTATTAGGTAAGAAGTGGTCAAGCTTTACAACAGTCCTGTTTTTCATAAAAGCTCCTTAAAAGTATTAAAGAGTTACAACAAAACGTTCATATTCTCGCTAAACCCTTACCTGCGTGTGGTAGGCTCAAGCAGTCTGGGTGTCAAATGCAAAAACTGACCCAGGTGAACCAGATacggagctgtgtgtgtgttttaaccagaCTTTTAAGAGGAAGTACAGCGCTGACATTAATATTACTTCCCGTTTCAGCTCAGGGGAACAATACACCTTGTCTCAGAAAGAGGAAATGTGTGGATGCGTGTAACTGTCTGTGCTGTATGAACTAGGTGTAGGTGTAAAGAATGATATGACAATACATAGTGTGGAAAGACTTCTCggtcagtctgtgtgtatttctggGTCCGACTGCTTAGTCACGGACGTGATATAGTGCTGCTTTAGTGAGCACATGAAAGCAGTAGTGTATACTATCTCCACGTTGCTAAGGAAACTGGTATATGAATAACAATGACATAGACGTACTAAATCTATCGGTCTGACTTGTTTGTGAGTCTGAATTCATTTAACATGATTAAACTTTACAGAGTCTggtgtaaaaaaagaaattcaggacAACAGGAATTCActgacattattattgttattattattattttttattttcttccaaaAGACCATTCTGTATAAGGGGCAGTAGGAACCAAGTAACATCAAAATACAAATAGGAGAACAGAAAGTTGGCATTTGGTTAACAAACTATGCCCTTCcctgtcattttatttctgctttgaCTAAATAATCAGGGCCTAATGCTTATGTCTTTTCTACTCCACTAGATGGTAGTAGATTGCTAGATGATCCCTTCTCTAAAGCTTTCACTATTCAACAACTATGAAAATCTCTGTTATCACTAGAACTTTCTCCCCTTTCTGTTATAAATATGATAACGACATGTAGAGACTTTAAATGTGAAATCTCTACATGTTTAGTGTTTGGAGTGATTTCAGACAGTCAGTCTGTTTATTTGGTTATAATGTCGATGTACGATACTTTGGTAATgctaaaattttttttaacattgctattaaatatatacacatttatggATGCATTCTATCGAATTGAGAGAATAAACTCTCCCGTAAGTACATATACATTGTTAGTATGAAGTGTTTTCAGTGGTGCTTCATTGTTTAAGTCATcagtcatacagctgagcatttaaatatttattttttatactgtaacaaaacataaaaaaaaaaaaaatgtgtgacaTAATTAACTAGGATATCAAAACTACACAGGTTTTgttacattcattattttttcttttcttacaagAACCGATTCTCAGTACTGTTGCAATGATAAATtaatacacactttaaacaagCAACCTGCAAAACAAAATGGATTCAAATGGATTTTATGTTTACAGTCCACATAACTTGGTTCTAGTCTTTTACTGTCTTGTCTGCCACTGTCTTGTCTTGAGTTTGACAGTGAGCTTTCATCAGAGTTCAGTGCAACTTAGGGTTGGAAAGATTTCATCCCTATTTCCATATTCTATTCATAATTTGAGGAttgagtttttttctttatttccccTTCCCTTCTTATCAGCACTTTCCATCTTTGTTCATGGTCAGTACTGAGATGATCACAATGTTTAAAAGGGTTAAAATGCTGCAGAGAGTTTCCTGTGAACTTTAGGACATGGTGCAGCTGTTGGTCTTGTTCATGGGTGGACGTGCTCCTGCGTTCTTGGGGAAGGTCTCTCGGCGACGCCTCAGTGCGGGGCTCAGTCGGCTTGGCACGTTGGCCTGTTGCAGCAGCTCTCTGAACACCTCCAGCACGTTGTCGTTCTCTTTTGCCGAGGCTTCCAGGAAGCAGTTGTTCCAATCCAGCTCCATGGTGGCAGCAACGTCCTCTGAGTTTACCCTTCTGTCACCTTTACAGTCTGTTTTGttccccaccaccaccactggTGTGAACTTGTCCTCCTTGATCTCCAGGATCTCCTTGTGCAGACTCTTGACGGCTTCCAGTGACTCGGGGTCATCCACGGAATATACCAGAGCGAAGACATCACCGGTCTGAATGGAGAGCTTGCGCATAGCTGGGAACGAGTAGCTGCCGCTCGTATCCATGATGTGCACAGTCACCTTGATGCCAGCCACCTCGTACTCCATGCTGTGGAGTTCCTCCACGGTGCGCCGGTGCTTCGGTTCGAACCGATCCTGCAAAAAGCGCTGGATTAGAGCTGTTTTTCCCACGCCGGCGGCTCCCATGAACACCAGACgtacttctttcttttcctttacgTCCAGAGACATGCTTTCTGAATTCTGCTCTGATCTTAACGGACTGGATAGTTCCTGTAAGAATTTAGTTTGAACCTCATCAACGTTGAAATAAGCTTTAGAACCTTTTAGAGCTCTTCACAAAACTCAGTTTAGCAGGTGCTgctaaatgaaacacacactgagatGTGCTGCAGAAATGCATGGCATACAGCTGACAGGTGCttctgtgtctgtgggtgtctgtgtggtcTATTTATAGGTTTTCTCAATCACGGTTTTCTGCTCCTCCTGAGCTCTCCTCCAATTGCTTTACAGCAGTCGTCCGTATCATTTACTCTGTGACCAATTGAGGAGAAGTATGCAAATGAGAAATGTTATGAATATGATCAAATCAGAAGTGGTTGGAGTGAAAAGCTCTAGATTTTCTGTTTTGGTGCTTCAGATTCTGTATTTAATGAAGTGCCTGTGCCATTATATACGAtttgaagaaaacattttagttaCACTTTACTTATTATTGTGTATATGGATATCTTCTTTTTGAATTTGCACATGACAATCTGTTAGGTCCTGATaggtactttaaaaaaaaaaaaagataattacaTAGTTTTGGATTacctttgattaaaaataaaagttaaaagtgaGCGTATTCGAGCCTAGGGTTTGTGTCACAGAATATCAGGTTTTAATCTACCAGGTTCAAGATGAATGAGAGTTGAACCATTTGAACTAGAAGCTACATTTCATAAAATGACTGACAGTATTATGACAAAAAAAGACAGTATCCTCCTTGAAAATTTAGAAAGAGTGAGGAATTATGGCATGACGACACTAAAGGTAGCTGCATTTGATAGAAATTAATGGGCTTCAATAGATTACAATAGTTAACTAGATTCATGTAATTCTTATATAATATGTTCTGTAGAGCTTAAAAGAACCATTTAAGCTTTATACTTGAGACtaacgtacgtgtgtgtgtgtgtgtgtgtgtgtgtgtgtgtgtgtgtgtgtgtgtgtgtgtgtgtgagagagagagagagagagagagagagagagagagagagagagagagagagagagagagagagagagagagagagcgaacaGTCTTATTTGGAAAAGTAAGTTTTTACTGGAATATTTTAGttcatatttaaatttattgtaCCTTAAAGATCACCACTTGGAAATTTAGCTCTCAAACATTCAAGCTCAAAAAGTTTAGGATCAATTGAATGGGACTCACACTTTGTCTGACcctgatgctttttttttttttgtaaagcactGGCATagttttaaagaaaacacaTCTCTTGTCCACTTGAATGAGTTTTTTGGAGGAAACTCAGAAATGGTCTTGATCTCCTTCTGGCATTTGGCCTCAAATAAAATCTTGTCATGTAAGTTCCTGTTTGAAGCATCACAGTGTACGGAAGATAGAAGAACCGATTCAgaagatattttttttcatatttgttttcatgttgaagagttttttattcattctctaATTAGGTCAGCTCATTAGTAAACAATTGTAAGCAAacgtgttgttgttgttgtggaacGTGTATCCACTGGATTCCTAGTCAGATGTATTTTTTAAGCCAGGCTTACATTATGATGAGAGAAATCTGACTTGTCCAGGTCAAATACTGATGAGATACTTGTTGGTAAGTGATTCTTGGTGGTGgttttagtgttttgtttagACTGGACAATATGATGGAAAAGACAGTTGAGAGCAATTATTGAAAATGACAGCAGTGGAGCATTGCTTGTTAGCAGTGTTTTTCACACAGCCAGATTCTTGTGTGAGTCATTGCTAAAGTAGGCTCTATACcgccttacacacacacacacacacacacacacacacacacacacacacacacacacacacacacacacacacacacacacacacacactctgtactgtcTCTGAATACTTCAATCATATCTGGTCAGAAAGCTTTAACTGAATTGATAATAAGCCCTTTTCTCTTGCCAAAAGCCAGGTTGCCCATTTTCCTGCATTTCTCTTCCTTTGACTCAGTTTCTCTTTGGTCTCTGAAGcgaaattaaatttaaaattatttttatatatgttttttaataatgtttgtttCTCTAGGGATGCCTAGATGCTTGTATTGGGTATCTGTCCAATTCCCTTCTTACTTATCCATACACAtactggtttaaaaaaacaacaacactcggataaaactataataatatGACACATCATTTGGGGTGGTTTCACTTTATATGATGGCCAAAAAGGTAATCCAAAACTCTAATATGACATTATGATCTGCAGGAAGGTTTAGCAAAGGAATTAGCTTAGGAATGTCGGTGATTGAATGGAAGGATAGCTTGCTCTAAAATGATCTGCATGGAAATGTCATCAGAAGGAAACTTTAATGATTTCAACCAAAAAAATCAGCATCTTCTGTATGCAAAACAATATCTCTATAAGCCAgatgcattttaaaaacaagTGCTGtgaagtcattaaaaaaaaaatcttataaatAGCATAGAGAT is a genomic window of Tachysurus fulvidraco isolate hzauxx_2018 chromosome 15, HZAU_PFXX_2.0, whole genome shotgun sequence containing:
- the prpsap1 gene encoding phosphoribosyl pyrophosphate synthase-associated protein 1 isoform X1, which encodes MNVPKSGYRVFSANSTAACTELAKKITERLGVELGKSVVYQEANRETRVDVKESVRGQTIFIIQTIPRDVNTAIMELLIMAYALKTSCAKNIIGVIPYFPYSKQCKMRKRGSIVCKLLASMLAKAGLTHIITMDLHQKEIQGFFTFPVDNLRASPFLLQYIQEEVPDYRNAIIVAKSPSAAKRAQSYAERLRLGLAVIHGEPQCSESDMADGRHSPPCVRNTSGHPGLELPCKQQAPFPGIELPMMMAKEKPPITVVGDVGGRIAIIIDDIIDDVEDFVASAEILKERGAYKIYIMATHGLLSADAPRLIEESAIDEVVVTNTVPHEVQKLQCPKIKTVDVSMILAEAIRRIHNGESMAYLFRNITVDD
- the rasd4 gene encoding rasd family member 4; translation: MSLDVKEKKEVRLVFMGAAGVGKTALIQRFLQDRFEPKHRRTVEELHSMEYEVAGIKVTVHIMDTSGSYSFPAMRKLSIQTGDVFALVYSVDDPESLEAVKSLHKEILEIKEDKFTPVVVVGNKTDCKGDRRVNSEDVAATMELDWNNCFLEASAKENDNVLEVFRELLQQANVPSRLSPALRRRRETFPKNAGARPPMNKTNSCTMS